A genomic region of Elaeis guineensis isolate ETL-2024a chromosome 9, EG11, whole genome shotgun sequence contains the following coding sequences:
- the LOC105051100 gene encoding floricaula protein has protein sequence MDPGDAFSANVFKWDPRVPPTAAPPPPCRSMEPPAPPAAAGEEEAVEQRQEPRELGEVFAGYGVRYATVARLGELGFTASTLVGMTEGEVEEVLAALAHLFRWDLLLGERYGIKAALRAERRRILHHHQAMLFLHPDHHHQLPAGDDARRRMLLLNSPDHHHLAGALDALSQGGLSEEPVQQEREAAASGGEAAVVANNDGRAKQRRSATKSSKGKKKEKKRSSEEELEEEEDGWGSGSEGSEGSERSVVERQREHPFIVTEPGEVARAKKNGLDYLFHLYEQCRHFLLQVQALAKERGDKCPTKVTNQVFRYAKKVGASYINKPKMRHYVHCYALHCLDEEASNALRRAYKERGENVGAWRQACYKPLVAISARHGWDIDAVFNAHPRLSIWYVPTKLRQLCHLARSNATTSNSVLGATSSNGLPPPPPLF, from the exons ATGGATCCCGGGGACGCCTTCTCGGCGAACGTCTTCAAGTGGGACCCCCGGGTGCCGCCGACGGCGGCGCCGCCACCTCCTTGTCGGTCGATGGAACCCCCAGCACCGCCGGCGGCGGCGGGGGAAGAGGAGGCGGTGGAGCAGCGGCAGGAGCCGCGGGAGCTGGGGGAGGTGTTCGCGGGGTACGGGGTGCGGTACGCGACGGTGGCGCGGCTGGGAGAGCTGGGGTTCACGGCGAGCACGCTGGTGGGCATGACGGAGGGGGAGGTGGAGGAGGTGCTGGCCGCCCTCGCCCACCTCTTCCGGTGGGACCTTCTCCTAGGCGAGCGCTACGGCATCAAGGCCGCTCTCCGCGCCGAGCGCCGCCGCATCCTCCACCACCACCAGGCCATGCTCTTCCTCCACCCCGACCACCACCATCAGCTCCCTGCCGGCGATGATGCTCGCCGGAGGATGCTTCTTCTCAACTCCCCCGACCATCACCATCTCGCCGGCGCCCTCGACGCCCTCTCCCAAGGAG GCTTGTCTGAGGAGCCGGTGCAGCAGGAGAGGGAGGCGGCGGCGAGCGGCGGGGAGGCGGCGGTGGTGGCGAACAACGACGGCAGGGCGAAGCAGCGTCGGAGCGCCACGAAATCGTCCAAAggcaagaagaaggagaagaagagatcatcggAGGAGGagctggaggaggaggaagatggGTGGGGATCGGGATCGGAGGGCTCGGAGGGGTCGGAGAGGAGCGTGGTGGAGCGGCAGAGGGAGCACCCGTTCATCGTGACGGAGCCCGGCGAGGTGGCGAGGGCGAAGAAGAACGGTCTCGACTACCTCTTCCACCTCTACGAGCAGTGCCGCCACTTCCTCCTCCAGGTCCAGGCCCTCGCCAAGGAGCGTGGCGACAAGTGCCCCACCAAG GTTACAAATCAAGTGTTTCGATATGCCAAGAAGGTTGGGGCAAGCTACATCAACAAGCCAAAGATGAGGCACTACGTGCACTGCTATGCCCTTCACTGCCTTGATGAAGAGGCATCCAATGCACTGCGGAGGGCCTACAAGGAGCGAGGGGAGAATGTGGGCGCATGGCGGCAAGCATGCTATAAGCCCCTCGTGGCCATCTCCGCAAGGCATGGCTGGGACATCGATGCCGTCTTCAATGCACACCCTCGCCTTTCCATCTGGTATGTCCCTACAAAGCTCCGGCAGCTCTGCCACCTTGCCCGCAGCAATGCCACCACCTCCAACTCAGTCCTGGGGGCCACCTCATCCAATGGCCTCCCCCCGCCACCGCCACTGTTTTAG